In the Mycoplasmoides gallisepticum genome, one interval contains:
- a CDS encoding DEAD/DEAH box helicase translates to MNQIYPWKEFIAKTLKAMGIHEPTKIQKEAIPPLLKQKNLIGVAPTGTGKTLAFLLPILQNLDFAQNLIQAVIIVPTRELANQIKSVLANFVKTNKAIRIKSFVGSTQFDEQIISIKNNPPHILISTPSRFNQAIDHAVNWNLKSTKYLIYDEIDMMIDQGFFSDLIKTQEYIFNANKKVSIAAFSATLHLDAINKIKRFIKNATPINVSDSIWVNEKIKHYLIKNKSLDKLDSLHAVIKNIDPYLCLIFVNKIKDIPPIQNWFEQNQIGFATLHGKLDKRVRKQQFDLIKNNQVKYAIVSDLSSRGIDFKAVSHVISWNLPKDDIWYIHRSGRTARGDQEGESYVFYDPDDEAILKRLENKKLVFIPLKINRDLSLTRYQLVKPEHKKRVDDHLTNEIKKVLRSAPKKVQPGYKKKIKEQINKIKSKAKREAIEAKVKQRLISSYKKKNRKLKTE, encoded by the coding sequence ATGAACCAGATATATCCTTGAAAAGAGTTTATTGCAAAAACCCTAAAAGCGATGGGGATTCATGAACCAACAAAGATTCAAAAAGAAGCAATACCACCACTACTTAAGCAAAAAAACCTGATCGGTGTTGCACCTACTGGAACAGGTAAAACATTGGCATTTTTATTGCCAATCTTACAAAATCTAGATTTTGCCCAAAATCTGATTCAAGCCGTAATTATCGTGCCAACTAGAGAATTAGCTAATCAAATTAAGAGTGTTTTAGCCAACTTTGTAAAAACAAACAAAGCGATCAGAATCAAATCATTTGTTGGGAGCACACAATTTGATGAACAGATTATTAGTATTAAAAACAACCCGCCACATATCTTAATCTCGACTCCAAGTCGCTTTAATCAAGCGATCGATCACGCTGTTAATTGAAACTTAAAATCAACTAAGTACTTGATCTATGATGAGATCGACATGATGATCGACCAAGGTTTTTTTAGTGATCTAATTAAAACCCAGGAATATATCTTTAATGCTAATAAAAAAGTTAGTATTGCAGCATTTAGTGCAACATTACACCTTGATGCGATCAACAAGATTAAGCGCTTTATTAAAAATGCCACTCCGATTAATGTTTCAGATTCAATCTGGGTGAATGAAAAGATTAAACACTATCTGATCAAAAACAAGAGTTTAGACAAATTAGATTCTTTGCATGCAGTAATTAAAAATATTGATCCTTATCTGTGTTTAATCTTTGTTAATAAGATTAAAGATATTCCCCCAATACAAAACTGATTTGAACAAAACCAGATTGGTTTTGCTACTTTACACGGAAAACTAGATAAAAGAGTAAGAAAACAACAATTTGATCTGATCAAAAACAATCAAGTTAAATATGCGATCGTTTCTGATCTTTCATCTCGGGGGATTGATTTCAAGGCAGTTTCACATGTTATTTCATGAAACTTACCTAAAGATGATATCTGATATATCCACCGTTCAGGACGAACTGCTAGGGGCGATCAAGAAGGTGAATCTTATGTCTTTTATGATCCAGATGATGAAGCAATCTTAAAACGGCTAGAAAATAAAAAACTAGTTTTTATCCCGTTAAAGATTAATCGTGATCTATCTTTAACCAGATATCAACTAGTTAAACCTGAACATAAAAAAAGGGTTGATGATCATCTGACTAACGAAATCAAAAAAGTCTTAAGATCAGCCCCTAAAAAAGTCCAACCAGGTTATAAAAAGAAGATCAAAGAACAGATTAACAAGATCAAATCTAAAGCAAAGCGTGAAGCGATCGAAGCTAAAGTTAAACAACGCTTAATTAGTTCTTATAAGAAAAAAAATCGCAAGCTTAAAACTGAGTAG
- the eno gene encoding phosphopyruvate hydratase encodes MAKTNSTSKNNKLEIKSVFAYQAFDSRGFPTVACEVVLNDGSKGLSMVSSGASTGEKEALELRDGGTKYHGKGVTKAVNNINKKIGPKILGVDATLQTQIDEFMIELDGTKTKAKLGANAILAVSMAVCRAAAKSLNLPLYQYIAKKVAKVKGADFILPVPMLNVINGGAHADNTIDFQEFMIMPVGAKTMAKALQMASEVFHSLQKLLKAKKFNTNKGDEGGFAPNLKSAEEALDLMSQAVVDAGYALGKDVAFALDCAASEFYSKEKQAYVFKKAVKAGILSEEKGTKTTEQLISYLEDLTKKYPIVSIEDGLDENDWKGMESLTKKIGKKVQIVGDDTYCTNPELTSKGVSLSATNSVLIKLNQIGTLTETIQTINIAKKANWTAVVSHRSGETEDAFIADLAVALSTGQIKTGSMSRSERIAKYNRLLAIEMQLGNKAKYLGSKTFYNLSTPAATPKKSPAKKTTKAKSKK; translated from the coding sequence AAACAATAAATTAGAAATAAAGAGTGTTTTTGCATACCAAGCATTTGATTCAAGAGGTTTTCCTACAGTTGCTTGTGAAGTTGTTTTAAACGACGGATCTAAAGGATTATCAATGGTTTCATCTGGTGCTTCAACTGGTGAAAAGGAAGCTTTAGAATTAAGAGATGGTGGCACTAAATATCATGGTAAAGGTGTAACTAAAGCTGTTAATAATATTAACAAAAAGATTGGTCCAAAAATCTTAGGTGTTGATGCTACTTTACAAACTCAGATCGATGAGTTCATGATTGAATTAGACGGTACTAAGACTAAAGCTAAATTAGGTGCAAATGCAATCTTAGCAGTATCAATGGCTGTATGTAGAGCAGCTGCTAAATCATTAAATCTACCTTTATATCAATACATTGCTAAGAAAGTGGCAAAAGTTAAGGGTGCTGATTTCATCTTACCAGTTCCTATGTTAAACGTAATTAACGGTGGAGCTCACGCTGATAACACAATCGACTTCCAAGAGTTCATGATTATGCCAGTTGGTGCAAAAACGATGGCTAAAGCGTTACAAATGGCTAGTGAAGTGTTCCACTCACTACAAAAACTACTTAAAGCTAAGAAGTTTAACACTAACAAAGGTGATGAAGGTGGTTTTGCGCCTAACTTAAAATCAGCTGAAGAAGCACTTGATTTAATGAGTCAAGCAGTTGTTGATGCTGGGTATGCTTTAGGTAAGGATGTTGCGTTTGCACTTGACTGTGCAGCTAGTGAATTCTACAGCAAAGAAAAGCAAGCTTATGTCTTTAAAAAAGCAGTAAAAGCTGGAATTCTTTCTGAAGAAAAAGGTACTAAAACAACTGAACAATTAATTAGTTACTTAGAAGATTTAACTAAGAAATATCCAATCGTTTCAATCGAAGATGGTTTAGATGAAAACGACTGAAAAGGGATGGAATCACTAACTAAAAAGATCGGTAAGAAAGTACAGATCGTTGGTGATGACACTTACTGTACAAACCCTGAATTAACTTCTAAGGGTGTTTCATTATCAGCGACTAACTCAGTATTAATTAAGTTAAACCAAATCGGAACATTAACTGAAACGATCCAAACAATTAATATTGCTAAAAAAGCAAACTGAACGGCTGTAGTTTCTCACCGTTCAGGTGAAACTGAAGATGCTTTCATTGCTGATTTAGCTGTAGCTCTAAGTACAGGTCAGATCAAGACTGGTTCAATGTCACGATCTGAAAGAATTGCTAAATACAACCGTTTATTAGCAATTGAAATGCAATTAGGTAATAAAGCTAAATATCTAGGAAGTAAAACTTTCTATAACCTAAGCACACCTGCTGCAACACCTAAAAAGAGTCCAGCTAAAAAAACAACAAAAGCAAAATCAAAAAAATAA